In Nitrososphaerales archaeon, the sequence TACCTTTTTTTCTGCACTTTCAACATCTTCATACTCTACCAAGGAAACAGGTTCTTCTTTAGTTTGTACAGTAATATTGTTCAAGTACTTCTTAACAAGAGATTTTACCGTATCTTGAGTTTGGTTAAAGTATTCCTGCAAGACCTTTCCATATCTATCATTTGCCCTTCTTACAAATGACGGTATAACGTTGTTCAGCTCTTCATGTAACATCACCGCAATCTTCCGCTCTTCCTCTAACGGTGATCTGTAAAGGATGGACAACAAATACTCGAAGGCTCTTCCATTGCCGGTTATGCCAACATTGGTAAGCGTAGATGCTGGCAACAATGAGCGTAAAATGTCTAGAGCCTTTGCCTTGGTAGTTGCGTTATAGACCCTCCGTGCAGAATCTATGTCTTTCTGGCTTTTGAGACTTCCAAAAGGAACCTCCTTACCAGATTCGCTATCTCTAAAGAGCACGGAGTCGATGGGCTCCTTCTCCTGCACATACTTCATCATGGGTTGCAGATGTTTATGGTAGGTATCAAAATCAAGATCACACGCTTCTATGTATTTATCAGCAAATTCTGAATTCATTAGAGCAGGTTCCCTGTAGTATCTATACATACCATTCACCTTCTGATCAAAGACAACGTACCTAGACGATTTTTCTAAGTATGATAACCCAATTCGTCTATCTTCTATCTCTTGAACGGCAATGTTAGATATTCCTTCTATTGCTATCTGTGCTTCTCCAAGCTCAGCAACAGAATCATCTCCGTATTCCAGCAATACTCTAGTGTAGAATTCCTCTCCCCTGTTTGGATTCTTGAAAAATTCGTCTAGAAATATACGCCGCATCCCCTTTTCAGACCTGCTATACCTTGACATGAGGGCACCACGATCGACTTGCTTTGGTGTAATGATTGCAAATACGGATCTGTCGATGTTAGAAAAGTGCTGTTTTAGTATCTGCTTCTCCTCTTCACTGAATTCCTCGCTAATAGAAACCATCTAGCATGTTTGCACAGTAACAGGTAATTTAACACTTCGCAAACGCATGAACAAAACCAGTGCATACATAAAATTTATTATCATTGAAAAGAAAGATTTCATCATGTCTGATTCGCCAATAAAGCTGTACCAGGAAAGTACGAAATTTAGGATTGCAAAGGGAACCGGTGATGGTAGAAGGCTACACGAGTTCAGGGCGTATGCATTAAAAGATCCGGAAAGATTTTGGGCGGAACAGGCTAGGTTCCTAACATGGTTCAAGCAATGGGAGAAGGTTCTTGAGTGGAACGCCCCTTTTGCAAGATGGTTTGTAGGCGGTCAGATAAATGCTTCCTACAACATACTGGATAAGCACATGCAATCCAGCATAAGGAACGAGACTGCCGTACTGTGGGAGGGTGAGAATGAGGAGCGGCGCAAGTTAACATATAGCGATATGTATACAAAGGTTAACAAACTTGCAAACGGTTTGAAGAAATTAGGTGTGCGTAAAGGAGACAGGGTTACCATTTATCTGCCAATGATACCAGAGCTTCCCATGTCAATGCTAGCATGTGCAAGGATAGGTGCAACGCATTCCGTAATATTCTCAGGTTTTAGCGCAAAGGCAATAGTTGATAGGGTAAATGACTCACAGTCAAAAGTGATCATAACCGCGGATGGCGGTTACAGGAGGGGAAAGATCATAAAGCTTAAGGAAGTTGTAGACGAAGCTGTAAAATCTTGTGGTAGCATAAAAAGCGTGATTACATTCAACAGGGCTAACATAGATGTAACTATCAGCCAGATAGACAAGGAATGGGATGATGTTATTAGCAATGCAGATGATTACTGCGAGCCTGAAAAAGTTGAAAGCACGCACCCCTTATTCATACTGTACACATCTGGAACAACAGGGAAGCCAAAGGGCGTTGTACATGGCACTGGCGGGTACCTTACATACGTTTACGCTACCACAAAATGGATATTTGACATCAAGCCAGATGATGTTTACTGGTGCACTGCAGATATCGGCTGGGTTACAGGTCACACATACATCGTATATGGCCCAATGTTGCATGGTGCTACCGTAGTCATGTATGAGGGCGCGCCAGATTATCCCAAGGTGGACAGGTTTTGGAGCATAGTTGAAAGATACGGTGTATCTATACTTTACACAACACCCACTGCATTGAGAATGTTCATGCGCTTTGGTGATCAACATGCAAAAGCTCACAATTTGAATTCGCTGCGCCTGCTCGGCACGGTCGGTGAATCAATTAACCCAGAAGTGTGGCTGTGGTATTATAGAATTATTGGGCAAGAAAGATGTCCCATAGTTGATACATGGTGGCAAACAGAAACAGGAGCAGCGCTGATAAGCAACGTTTCTGGTATAGAAATGGTGCCGATGAAGCCTGGCTCAGCCACATTCCCAATGCCTAGTATTGATGCTGCAGTCGTTGATGAGCAGGGAAGGGAGGTTCCTGCAAACACGAAAGGATACTTGGTAATAAGGAAGCCATGGCCTGGCATGTTACTTACACTATGGAATGATGATGAAAAGTACAAGCAGGTATACTGGTCAAGGTTCTCAAACGTATACTATGCTGGAGATTACGCATTGATAGACGAAGACGGTTACGTATGGTTATTGGGCCGTGCAGACGATGTGTTAAAAGTTGCTGGGCATAGGCTTGGAACCATGGAGCTAGAAAGCGCATTCGTTTCACACAAGGCAGTTGCAGAGGCAGCAGTCTCTGGTAAGCCACATGATTTGAAGGGCGAAGTGGTGATCGCATTCCTGGTGTTGAGAGAGGGCTATGCTGCAAGCGACGGTTTGAAGAAGGAGATCGCTGAACATATTAGAAATGTGGTAGGAGCGATCGCAACTCCAGAAGAGATCTACTTCGTAAGCAAATTGCCCAAGACGAGAAGCGGGAAGATAATGCGCAGGCTAATGAAGGCAGTTGTAAGCGAATCAGGCATAGGCGATGTAACGACGCTTGAGGACGAGGCAGCTGTAGATGAGGTAAGGAAGGCGTATGAAGAGCTGAAGAAGGTAGTACGTTAGGGAATTACCTTCATGACAGAGTTTTCATTTATACCATATTTTTGCACAAAGCCGGCATTAACCTCCAATACATATTTAGCTGGCTCGTCTGGGTTATATGTGCACAACGATGTGTGCCCCTCATCTATGCAAGGCTTTGCATCTTCTACTATATGTACGACCTTACCATTGGAATCAAGCCATATAATGTCTAAATTGATCTTCATGTTCATCATCCAGAACTGGTATCTGTGCTCCCGTTCGAATATGAATAACATTCCCCGATCTTCAGGCAAGTGATCCCTATACATCAGACCCCTCGCTGTCTTCTCACTATCATCAGCTACTTCAACTATCAGCGGTACACCATCTATGGTTATCTTCCGCACTTCATATTCAAATGGTACTGGTTGCGTTTGTTGGATTCTGCTTGTTACTGGTAAGAAGAGCGCTATAGCTATTAATACGGCAGCAATTACAGGTACGATGATCAGTAACTTTTTTTGCACGTGTTATCTCTAATGGCATGTAATAAAATTATTTGTATTACTCATACTTGCGTGATAGCAAATCCGACCTCGTTTACCCCTTCATCTAACTACCAGCACTGTACAGTGCGCATGCATAACCACACCATGGGCTACCCTCCCTAGCATGTATTTTTTCAGGCCCGTTCTGGTTCTGGTACCTATTACAATGAGATCCTGTTCATGCTTCTTTGCGTAGTTAACGAACACATCAACAATAGATAAGAATATGACGATCTCCTTCTTCAGATAAACCTTTTGCTGCTCCGCAAGATCAAGTATTTTTTCATCTATTCCTAAGCAAATTTCTTGCCTTGCTCATAATAGAATGGAAGTAACATCGTTCTCCTTTACTCTGGAATGAATAACGGTACAGCAACGACATGTATTGCTATCACATATGCGTTAAGCGCCGTCGCAAGTTTAATGGCGTACTTTGCAGCCCTGACCGATGTGTCTGAGGCATCCACAGTAAGAATGATGATTCTAATGGGTTGTCTGAGCATCTTACTTCACAAGCAGCACAGGGCAGTCGGCATGTGTCACAACACCGCTTGCCACACTTCCAAGCAGCAATCTGGTGAATCTCGATCTCCCTCGCGTTCCTATTATAATGAGTCTAACATCTTCATTTCTTGCATACTCTATAATTGACTCTACAACAGAGATTGCACCTGTAATAATTTTAGTTGTTATCTTTAGGTTTTTACTCTCAGGTAGGTTCTTAATGACATCAAACCACGACTCTGCTTCTATTCTGGCAACCTTGTAGTATTGATCTACCGATTTAAAGTAGCGCGGAAACTGGGGTATGCTTATAACATGAAGTAAAACAATTGGCGCATTGAGTTGATTTGCCAACATTAGAGCATATTTTGCAGTTCTGAGTGACGCCTCCGATCCATCTATTGGAACCAGTATCTTCTTCACCTGCATATCTTTTGACATATATTATCACTCAATTAATGCTTGACAACTGCCAATATTCCGCCAATGATGCCGAGTACCGCACCTATAAAGAATCCTCCCGTGCCCATGAAACTGATGACTGAGAACACAAGCACGATGACTCCCCATCTATTGTTCTCCTCAGGCTTCCTGTTCATCATGATTGCGCCAAGTATTATCAGCCCGCCAGAGACAATTCCAATTGCTGATATTCCAAAGATCATCGCTGTAAATCCTGATCCAAACATCCATCGCTGCATTCCAACCATTCCTCCCATTTGAGTGAATGCAGCATGCCAGATCAAGGAAGTCACAGAAGCAAGTACTATCAAGACTCCTCCTGATAGGGATAAGCCAGAGGCTAAACCAAATCCACTCTTCACATTTTCAATTTTGGCCATAATCCACCTCCGTATGTTACATCATATTACGAAGATTTAAAACACATACAGAATTTTCAACGCTGATTATCAAATGTGGAAATGAGGTTGTTGAAGGAATATAAAAGTGTAGCAAGTAGTACTTGCGTTGCAGGTAGTAAACATAAACGACCAGAAGTTCAAGGAAGCTGTTTTACAGGCACTTGCGGATGAATATTAGAGAACCATTCTTGCTTTCACAATTGATAAACCAAAGTCGGTTATTGAGATTAGCAGTGCGTGTAGGATACCAATGAGTACTGCTTACAGAAGAATTCATGACTTGGAGGCTGGACTGGTGCAGGTAACTGGGTCAATCATAAACGATGACGGAAAGAGGTATTATCTTTATAGAAGCAGGATAAAGGCAGTAAGAACCATCTTTGGCTTGAACTCATTGGAGGTTGAAGTAACACCCAATGACAACATGGGAAGAAGTGCATACTGGTAATTTTTCTGTACCATGACCATAGCATAGAAAAGCATGGATCGTTTGTTATGCATTTGTGTTTGGCATAAACAAACTCATATATCAGCAAAATCAATCGATTACAATGACTCTTACTGGCAAGGCCGATGAGGCAGTTATTGAAAGAATAAGAGCTAGAGTTTCTCAGACATTGCAGAAGGGCCTGCAGTTTGAGACCAGCACTGAACTTTCTGAAAAGTTTCTTCGCAGGCATGTTAATAACAGGGTGAAGCTAGTAATTCTTTACGCAGATATAGAAGGATCTACAAGGATGAGCCTAACACTACCCACGCAGGTCCTTGCCTCCATAGTGCAGGTATTTTCGCAAGAGATGACTATGCTGACGGTAGGTTATGGCGGTTATGTTTTAAAGTACGTTGGGGACGCTCTAATATCATTTTTCCCAGGAGAGTTTGATAGCAGGAAAGCGTGCAACAACGCAGTTAACTGCGCACATTCAATGATGAAGGTTGTTGCCGAGGGTCTTAACACCGCTTTCAATGACAACGGTTTGCCTACAATAGGTATCAAGGTGGGCATAGACTTTGGTGACAACCTTGTGGTGCTCTATGGCAGGGATCCTGCAAAATCTTACATAGACATTGTAGGTTCTAGCATAAGCGTAGCTGCAAAGATAACAGCTGTTGCAAGCCCAGGTCAGATAATGATCGGTCAATACGTGTACGAGTTGCTTGATTATGAACTACAGAAAGAGTTTGTAGAATACAAACCATCAGCGGACATTTGGACTTTTAAGGATCCAAGAAACGGAACCTTGTATAGGCTGTATTCAACAATTTAAAAATTAATAAGCATGGATAAGGAAGGCTTTGTATGGAGATCGATGCGAAGGAAATACTTTATTCTGTAATAAGCAAGATGGGCAAAGAGAGGGTAGAATCGGCAGTTATTACAAAACCATCTGAAATCTCCAAGATCATTAAAGAGATTTGTTCCAACTGCATATCTTTACTAGACTCTTACGGTGATTATGATAGGGCAAAAACATACAGTGATCTGGTAGAAGCACTGATGCACTACCTGCTTACTGTAATGCAGATACCTAGCGAGAGAAAGGT encodes:
- a CDS encoding FAD-dependent thymidylate synthase; translated protein: MVSISEEFSEEEKQILKQHFSNIDRSVFAIITPKQVDRGALMSRYSRSEKGMRRIFLDEFFKNPNRGEEFYTRVLLEYGDDSVAELGEAQIAIEGISNIAVQEIEDRRIGLSYLEKSSRYVVFDQKVNGMYRYYREPALMNSEFADKYIEACDLDFDTYHKHLQPMMKYVQEKEPIDSVLFRDSESGKEVPFGSLKSQKDIDSARRVYNATTKAKALDILRSLLPASTLTNVGITGNGRAFEYLLSILYRSPLEEERKIAVMLHEELNNVIPSFVRRANDRYGKVLQEYFNQTQDTVKSLVKKYLNNITVQTKEEPVSLVEYEDVESAEKKVVSSILYEQAEGHPLTQINEVVKSMSVEERKTIIDAYTMHRTNRRHRPGRAFEVVYYTFDLLTNFGMYRDFHRHRLLTLERQLLTTKHGYDIPMEVIDLGIRRDFDDCMYKTREVYEQISKKLPYQAQYVVNFAYRYPYFIRMNLREAYHFIELRTVPQGHPDYRKVAQKMYHAIERVHPNLVKGMRFVDLKDYALERLDAEKKSETRRQSIGT
- the acs gene encoding acetate--CoA ligase; this encodes MSDSPIKLYQESTKFRIAKGTGDGRRLHEFRAYALKDPERFWAEQARFLTWFKQWEKVLEWNAPFARWFVGGQINASYNILDKHMQSSIRNETAVLWEGENEERRKLTYSDMYTKVNKLANGLKKLGVRKGDRVTIYLPMIPELPMSMLACARIGATHSVIFSGFSAKAIVDRVNDSQSKVIITADGGYRRGKIIKLKEVVDEAVKSCGSIKSVITFNRANIDVTISQIDKEWDDVISNADDYCEPEKVESTHPLFILYTSGTTGKPKGVVHGTGGYLTYVYATTKWIFDIKPDDVYWCTADIGWVTGHTYIVYGPMLHGATVVMYEGAPDYPKVDRFWSIVERYGVSILYTTPTALRMFMRFGDQHAKAHNLNSLRLLGTVGESINPEVWLWYYRIIGQERCPIVDTWWQTETGAALISNVSGIEMVPMKPGSATFPMPSIDAAVVDEQGREVPANTKGYLVIRKPWPGMLLTLWNDDEKYKQVYWSRFSNVYYAGDYALIDEDGYVWLLGRADDVLKVAGHRLGTMELESAFVSHKAVAEAAVSGKPHDLKGEVVIAFLVLREGYAASDGLKKEIAEHIRNVVGAIATPEEIYFVSKLPKTRSGKIMRRLMKAVVSESGIGDVTTLEDEAAVDEVRKAYEELKKVVR
- a CDS encoding DUF192 domain-containing protein is translated as MQKKLLIIVPVIAAVLIAIALFLPVTSRIQQTQPVPFEYEVRKITIDGVPLIVEVADDSEKTARGLMYRDHLPEDRGMLFIFEREHRYQFWMMNMKINLDIIWLDSNGKVVHIVEDAKPCIDEGHTSLCTYNPDEPAKYVLEVNAGFVQKYGINENSVMKVIP
- a CDS encoding universal stress protein is translated as MLRQPIRIIILTVDASDTSVRAAKYAIKLATALNAYVIAIHVVAVPLFIPE
- a CDS encoding universal stress protein produces the protein MSKDMQVKKILVPIDGSEASLRTAKYALMLANQLNAPIVLLHVISIPQFPRYFKSVDQYYKVARIEAESWFDVIKNLPESKNLKITTKIITGAISVVESIIEYARNEDVRLIIIGTRGRSRFTRLLLGSVASGVVTHADCPVLLVK
- a CDS encoding DUF6114 domain-containing protein, which encodes MAKIENVKSGFGLASGLSLSGGVLIVLASVTSLIWHAAFTQMGGMVGMQRWMFGSGFTAMIFGISAIGIVSGGLIILGAIMMNRKPEENNRWGVIVLVFSVISFMGTGGFFIGAVLGIIGGILAVVKH
- a CDS encoding adenylate/guanylate cyclase domain-containing protein, which codes for MTLTGKADEAVIERIRARVSQTLQKGLQFETSTELSEKFLRRHVNNRVKLVILYADIEGSTRMSLTLPTQVLASIVQVFSQEMTMLTVGYGGYVLKYVGDALISFFPGEFDSRKACNNAVNCAHSMMKVVAEGLNTAFNDNGLPTIGIKVGIDFGDNLVVLYGRDPAKSYIDIVGSSISVAAKITAVASPGQIMIGQYVYELLDYELQKEFVEYKPSADIWTFKDPRNGTLYRLYSTI